From Candoia aspera isolate rCanAsp1 chromosome 4, rCanAsp1.hap2, whole genome shotgun sequence, a single genomic window includes:
- the MINK1 gene encoding misshapen-like kinase 1 isoform X5 — MADPAPARSLDDIDLSALRDPAGIFELVEVVGNGTYGQVYKGRHVKTGQLAAIKVMDVTEDEEEEIKQEINMLKKYSHHRNIATYYGAFVKKSPPGNDDQLWLVMEFCGAGSVTDLVKNTKGNALKEDCIAYICREILRGLAHLHAHKVIHRDIKGQNVLLTENAEVKLVDFGVSAQLDRTVGRRNTFIGTPYWMAPEVIACDENPDATYDYRSDIWSLGITAIEMAEGAPPLCDMHPMRALFLIPRNPPPKLKSKKWSKKFIDFIDNCLIKAYPSRPPTEQLLKFPFIRDQPTERQVRIQLKDHIDRTRKKRGEKDETEYEYSGSEEEDDGRGEEGEPSSIMNVPGESTLRREFLRLQQENKTNSEALKLQQQLAAQHRDSEAHIKHLLHQRQRRIEEQKEERRRVEEQQQRREREQRKLQGKEHQRRLEDLQAMRREEERRQAEREQEYIRHKLEEEQRQLEILQQQLLQEQALLLEYKRKQLEEQRQSERLQRQLQQEHAYLKSLQQQQQQQQQQEKKPLYHYARSSAADKPAWAREVEERSCANKENSPSLPAKAKPAGPGPDAAPQSCTEPGSLALSSQTPPMQRPVEPQEGQHKVPQRTSSIATALNTSGVTSGSGTRPVHAVRASNPDLRRSDPGWERADNLLPASGAANLPQAGSLERNRVGAPLKLESSPVLSQGRKVKAEDHRSRPGRPASYKRAIGENFVLLKERPEEAAPKPLKKALEYSSSSEEIDSSEEEEEEEEEEEAGEGERSEPCTTTPGARDGDTDSVSTMVVHDVEELTGGGSGGSESSYGEGTMLVQRTPEEERGLLHSDSNGYTNLPDVVQPSHSPTEAKSSNGSSSPAKDAATDYQSRGLVKAPGKSSFTMFVDLGIYQSSPGGGDTIPITAFDPGRLEQLQLEARKGSVVNVNPTNTRPHSDTPEIRKYKKRFNSEILCAALWGVNLLVGTENGLMLLDRSGQGKVYSLINRRRFQQMDVLEGLNLLTTISGKRNKLRVYYLSWLRNKILHNDPEVEKKQGWTTVGDMEGCIHYRVVKYERIKFLVIALKSSVEVYAWAPKPYHKFMAFKSFADLPHRPLLVELTVEEGQRLKVIYGSCAGFHAIDVDSGNNYDIYIPVHIQSQITPHAIVFLPNTDGMEMLLCYEDEGVYVNTYGRIIKDVVLQWGEMPTSVAYICSNQIMGWGEKAIEIRSVETGHLDGVFMHKRAQRLKFLCERNDKVFFASVRSGGSSQVYFMTLNRNCIMNW; from the exons GATCCCGCCGGCATCTTTGAACTGGTGGAAGTGGTCGGCAATGGGACGTATGGGCAGGTCTACAAG gGCCGCCATGTCAAGACAGGGCAGTTGGCTGCCATCAAAGTCATGGATGTCACCGAG gatgaagaagaagagattaagcaGGAGATCAACATGCTGAAGAAGTACTCCCACCATCGCAACATCGCGACCTACTATGGGGCATTTGTTAAGAAGAGCCCCCCTGGGAATGACGATCAGCTCTGG CTGGTGATGGAGTTTTGTGGGGCCGGCTCCGTGACTGATCTGGTGAAGAACACCAAGGGCAACGCCCTGAAGGAGGACTGTATTGCGTACATCTGCCGGGAGATCCTCCGG GGATTGGCTCATCTCCATGCACACAAAGTGATCCACCGAGACATCAAGGGGCAGAATGTGCTTCTTACTGAAAATGCTGAGGTGAAGCTGG TTGACTTCGGAGTCAGCGCCCAGCTGGACCGCACGGTAGGGCGTCGGAACACGTTCATCGGTACCCCTTACTGGATGGCGCCAGAAGTGATTGCCTGCGATGAAAACCCTGATGCCACGTATGACTACAGA AGTGACATCTGGTCCCTGGGAATCACCGCCATCGAGATGGCCGAAGGAGCACCAC CCCTGTGTGACATGCATCCCATGCGTGCTCTCTTTCTGATCCCTCGCAATCCGCCACCCAAGCTGAAGTCCAAGAAGTG GTCCAAGAAGTTCATTGACTTCATTGACAACTGCCTGATCAAAGCCTACCCCAGCCGCCCCCCCACCGAACAGCTGCTCAAGTTCCCCTTCATCCGGGACCAGCCCACCGAGCGGCAGGTCCGCATCCAGCTCAAGGACCACATCGACCGCACCCGCAAGAAGCGGGGGGAGAAAG ATGAGACGGAGTACGAGTACAGCGGCAGCGAAGAGGAGGATGACGGGCGTGGCGAGGAAGGAGAGCCGAG CTCCATCATGAACGTCCCTGGGGAGTCCACACTGCGCAGGGAGTTCCTCCGCCTGCAGCAGGAGAACAAGACCAACTCCGAAGCCCTGAAGCTGCAACAGCAGCTGGCCGCCCAGCACCGCGACTCCGAGGCCCACATCAAGCACCTGCTGCACCAGCGCCAGCGGCGCATTGAGGAGCAGAAGGAGGAGCGGCGGCGAGTGGAGGAG cagcagcagcgccggGAGCGGGAACAGCGGAAGCTGCAGGGGAAGGAGCACCAGCGGCGCCTGGAGGACCTGCAAGCGATGCGCCGGGAAGAGGAGCGTCGGCAAGCGGAGCGGGAGCAG gagTACATCAGGCACAAGCTGGAGGAGGAGCAGAGGCAGCTGGAGATCCTCCAGCAGCAGCTTCTGCAGGAGCAAGCCCTGCTGCTG GAGTACAAGCGGAAGCAGCTGGAGGAGCAGCGGCAGTCTGAGCGGCTGCAGCGGCAGCTCCAGCAGGAGCACGCCTACCTGAAGtccctgcagcagcagcagcagcagcagcagcagcaggagaagaaGCCGCTCTACCACTACGCCCGCAGCAGTGCTGCTGACAAGCCCGCCTGGGCCCGCGAG GTGGAGGAGCGGAGCTGCGCGAACAAGGAGAACTCGCCCTCGCTCCCAGCCAAGGCCAAGCCGGCGGGCCCAGGTCCAGATGCCGCCCCCCAGTCCTGCACCGAGCCGGGGTCGCTCGCCTTGTCCTCGCAGACGCCCCCCATGCAGCGCCCTGTCGAGCCCCAGGAGGGGCAGCACAAG gtgccccagcggACGTCCTCCATAGCAACTGCCCTCAACACCAGCGGAGTGACCAGTGGCAGTGGCACGCGGCCTGTCCACGCTGTCCGAGCCAG TAACCCAGACCTCCGGCGGAGCGACCCCGGCTGGGAGCGGGCGGACAATCTGCTGCCGGCGTCAGGGGCTGCCAACCTGCCCCAGGCGGGTTCCCTGGAGCGCAACCGCGTAGGAG CTCCCCTGAAGCTGGAGAGCTCCCCCGTCCTGTCCCAAGGAAGGAAGGTCAAAGCAGAGGACCATCGCTCACGGCCGGGGCGGCCAGCA AGCTATAAGCGGGCAATTGGTGAG AATTTTGTCCTGCTCAAGGAGCGCCCAGAGGAGGCAGCCCCCAAGCCACTCAAGAAGGCCCTGGAGTACTCCTCCTCCAGCGAGGAGATCGACtccagcgaggaggaggaggaggaggaagaggaggaggaggcgggcgAGGGGGAGCGCTCCGAGCCCTGCACGACCACCCCTGGGGCCAG GGACGGAGACACGGACTCGGTCAGCACCATGGTGGTGCACGACGTGGAGGAGTTGACGGGGGGTGGCAGTGGCGGCTCAGAGAGCTCCTACGGCGAGGGCACCATGTTGGTGCAGCGG ACCCCCGAAGAGGAACGTGGTCTCCTGCACAGCGACAGCAACGGCTACACCAACTTGCCTGACGTGGTTCAGCCCAGCCACTCGCCCACAGAGGCCAAAAGCAGCAATGGATCTTCTTCGCCCGCCAAGGACGCAGCCACTGAC TACCAGTCCCGGGGGCTCGTCAAGGCTCCTGGCAAAAGCTCCTTCACCATGTTTGTGGATCTGGGCATCTATCAGAGCTCCCCTGGGGGAGGAGACACCATCCCCATCACTG CGTTTGACCCTGGACGGTTGGAGCAGCTGCAGCTGGAGGCCCGGAAGGGCTCCGTGGTCAACGTGAACCCCACCAACACGCGGCCCCACAGCGACACACCGGAGATCCGCAAGTACAAGAAGCGCTTCAACTCCGAGATCCTCTGCGCAGCACTCTGGG GAGTGAACTTGCTGGTGGGCACTGAGAATGGGCTGATGCTCCTGGACCGCAGTGGGCAGGGCAAGGTCTACAGCCTCATCAACCGCCGCCGCTTTCAGCAGATGGACGTCTTGGAGGGCCTCAACCTCCTGACCACCATCTCAG GGAAGAGGAACAAGCTGCGGGTCTATTACCTCTCCTGGCTGCGGAACAAGATTTTGCACAACGACCCTGAAGTCGAGAAGAAGCAAGGCTGGACCACTGTGGGGGACATGGAAGGCTGCATTCACTACCGCGTGG TGAAGTACGAGCGGATCAAGTTTCTGGTGATTGCGCTCAAGAGCTCGGTGGAGGTCTACGCCTGGGCACCGAAGCCCTACCACAAGTTCATGGCCTTCAAG TCCTTCGCTGACCTGCCTCATCGGCCGCTGCTGGTGGAGTTGACAGTAGAGGAAGGCCAGCGGCTCAAGGTCATCTACGGGTCGTGTGCCGGTTTCCATGCCATTGATGTGGACTCAGGAAACAACTATGACATCTACATCCCAGTCCAT ATCCAGTCTCAGATCACCCCGCACGCCATCGTCTTTTTACCCAACACGGATGGGATGGAGATGCTTCTCtgctacgaggatgagggtgtcTACGTCAACACCTACGGGCGCATCATCAAGGATGTTGTCCTGCAGTGGGGGGAGATGCCCACCTCCGTTG CGTACATCTGCTCCAACCAGATCATGGGCTGGGGAGAAAAAGCCATCGAAATCCGCTCAGTGGAGACAGGGCACCTGGACGGCGTCTTCATGCACAAGCGGGCCCAGCGGCTGAAGTTCCTGTGCGAACGGAACGACAAG GTGTTCTTCGCCTCGGTCCGCTCGGGCGGCAGCAGCCAAGTCTACTTCATGACACTGAACAGGAACTGCATCATGAACTGGTGA
- the MINK1 gene encoding misshapen-like kinase 1 isoform X4, producing MDPAGIFELVEVVGNGTYGQVYKGRHVKTGQLAAIKVMDVTEDEEEEIKQEINMLKKYSHHRNIATYYGAFVKKSPPGNDDQLWLVMEFCGAGSVTDLVKNTKGNALKEDCIAYICREILRGLAHLHAHKVIHRDIKGQNVLLTENAEVKLVDFGVSAQLDRTVGRRNTFIGTPYWMAPEVIACDENPDATYDYRSDIWSLGITAIEMAEGAPPLCDMHPMRALFLIPRNPPPKLKSKKWSKKFIDFIDNCLIKAYPSRPPTEQLLKFPFIRDQPTERQVRIQLKDHIDRTRKKRGEKDETEYEYSGSEEEDDGRGEEGEPSSIMNVPGESTLRREFLRLQQENKTNSEALKLQQQLAAQHRDSEAHIKHLLHQRQRRIEEQKEERRRVEEQQQRREREQRKLQGKEHQRRLEDLQAMRREEERRQAEREQEYIRHKLEEEQRQLEILQQQLLQEQALLLEYKRKQLEEQRQSERLQRQLQQEHAYLKSLQQQQQQQQQQEKKPLYHYARSSAADKPAWAREVEERSCANKENSPSLPAKAKPAGPGPDAAPQSCTEPGSLALSSQTPPMQRPVEPQEGQHKSHLAHRVPLKPYAAPVPRSQSLQDQPGKNVVAFPAHDSASSVPPPPRAGMIRQNSDPTSEGPAPQPSRPAAEQRGPWVKMDPDGPPQVPQRTSSIATALNTSGVTSGSGTRPVHAVRASNPDLRRSDPGWERADNLLPASGAANLPQAGSLERNRVGAPLKLESSPVLSQGRKVKAEDHRSRPGRPASYKRAIGENFVLLKERPEEAAPKPLKKALEYSSSSEEIDSSEEEEEEEEEEEAGEGERSEPCTTTPGARDGDTDSVSTMVVHDVEELTGGGSGGSESSYGEGTMLVQRTPEEERGLLHSDSNGYTNLPDVVQPSHSPTEAKSSNGSSSPAKDAATDYQSRGLVKAPGKSSFTMFVDLGIYQSSPGGGDTIPITAFDPGRLEQLQLEARKGSVVNVNPTNTRPHSDTPEIRKYKKRFNSEILCAALWGVNLLVGTENGLMLLDRSGQGKVYSLINRRRFQQMDVLEGLNLLTTISGKRNKLRVYYLSWLRNKILHNDPEVEKKQGWTTVGDMEGCIHYRVVKYERIKFLVIALKSSVEVYAWAPKPYHKFMAFKSFADLPHRPLLVELTVEEGQRLKVIYGSCAGFHAIDVDSGNNYDIYIPVHIQSQITPHAIVFLPNTDGMEMLLCYEDEGVYVNTYGRIIKDVVLQWGEMPTSVAYICSNQIMGWGEKAIEIRSVETGHLDGVFMHKRAQRLKFLCERNDKVFFASVRSGGSSQVYFMTLNRNCIMNW from the exons ATG GATCCCGCCGGCATCTTTGAACTGGTGGAAGTGGTCGGCAATGGGACGTATGGGCAGGTCTACAAG gGCCGCCATGTCAAGACAGGGCAGTTGGCTGCCATCAAAGTCATGGATGTCACCGAG gatgaagaagaagagattaagcaGGAGATCAACATGCTGAAGAAGTACTCCCACCATCGCAACATCGCGACCTACTATGGGGCATTTGTTAAGAAGAGCCCCCCTGGGAATGACGATCAGCTCTGG CTGGTGATGGAGTTTTGTGGGGCCGGCTCCGTGACTGATCTGGTGAAGAACACCAAGGGCAACGCCCTGAAGGAGGACTGTATTGCGTACATCTGCCGGGAGATCCTCCGG GGATTGGCTCATCTCCATGCACACAAAGTGATCCACCGAGACATCAAGGGGCAGAATGTGCTTCTTACTGAAAATGCTGAGGTGAAGCTGG TTGACTTCGGAGTCAGCGCCCAGCTGGACCGCACGGTAGGGCGTCGGAACACGTTCATCGGTACCCCTTACTGGATGGCGCCAGAAGTGATTGCCTGCGATGAAAACCCTGATGCCACGTATGACTACAGA AGTGACATCTGGTCCCTGGGAATCACCGCCATCGAGATGGCCGAAGGAGCACCAC CCCTGTGTGACATGCATCCCATGCGTGCTCTCTTTCTGATCCCTCGCAATCCGCCACCCAAGCTGAAGTCCAAGAAGTG GTCCAAGAAGTTCATTGACTTCATTGACAACTGCCTGATCAAAGCCTACCCCAGCCGCCCCCCCACCGAACAGCTGCTCAAGTTCCCCTTCATCCGGGACCAGCCCACCGAGCGGCAGGTCCGCATCCAGCTCAAGGACCACATCGACCGCACCCGCAAGAAGCGGGGGGAGAAAG ATGAGACGGAGTACGAGTACAGCGGCAGCGAAGAGGAGGATGACGGGCGTGGCGAGGAAGGAGAGCCGAG CTCCATCATGAACGTCCCTGGGGAGTCCACACTGCGCAGGGAGTTCCTCCGCCTGCAGCAGGAGAACAAGACCAACTCCGAAGCCCTGAAGCTGCAACAGCAGCTGGCCGCCCAGCACCGCGACTCCGAGGCCCACATCAAGCACCTGCTGCACCAGCGCCAGCGGCGCATTGAGGAGCAGAAGGAGGAGCGGCGGCGAGTGGAGGAG cagcagcagcgccggGAGCGGGAACAGCGGAAGCTGCAGGGGAAGGAGCACCAGCGGCGCCTGGAGGACCTGCAAGCGATGCGCCGGGAAGAGGAGCGTCGGCAAGCGGAGCGGGAGCAG gagTACATCAGGCACAAGCTGGAGGAGGAGCAGAGGCAGCTGGAGATCCTCCAGCAGCAGCTTCTGCAGGAGCAAGCCCTGCTGCTG GAGTACAAGCGGAAGCAGCTGGAGGAGCAGCGGCAGTCTGAGCGGCTGCAGCGGCAGCTCCAGCAGGAGCACGCCTACCTGAAGtccctgcagcagcagcagcagcagcagcagcagcaggagaagaaGCCGCTCTACCACTACGCCCGCAGCAGTGCTGCTGACAAGCCCGCCTGGGCCCGCGAG GTGGAGGAGCGGAGCTGCGCGAACAAGGAGAACTCGCCCTCGCTCCCAGCCAAGGCCAAGCCGGCGGGCCCAGGTCCAGATGCCGCCCCCCAGTCCTGCACCGAGCCGGGGTCGCTCGCCTTGTCCTCGCAGACGCCCCCCATGCAGCGCCCTGTCGAGCCCCAGGAGGGGCAGCACAAG AGCCACCTCGCCCACCGCGTCCCGCTCAAACCATACGCTGCCCCCGTCCCTCGCTCCCAGTCGCTGCAGGACCAGCCCGGCAAGAATGTGGTTGCCTTCCCTGCCCATGACTCCGCCTCCTCTGTCCCGCCCCCTCCTCGAGCGGGCATGATCCGGCAGAACTCTGACCCCACTTCTGAGGGGCCTGCCCCACAGCCATCCCGGCCCGCCGCCGAGCAGCGAGGACCCTGGGTCAAAATGGACCCCGATGGCCCCCCCCAG gtgccccagcggACGTCCTCCATAGCAACTGCCCTCAACACCAGCGGAGTGACCAGTGGCAGTGGCACGCGGCCTGTCCACGCTGTCCGAGCCAG TAACCCAGACCTCCGGCGGAGCGACCCCGGCTGGGAGCGGGCGGACAATCTGCTGCCGGCGTCAGGGGCTGCCAACCTGCCCCAGGCGGGTTCCCTGGAGCGCAACCGCGTAGGAG CTCCCCTGAAGCTGGAGAGCTCCCCCGTCCTGTCCCAAGGAAGGAAGGTCAAAGCAGAGGACCATCGCTCACGGCCGGGGCGGCCAGCA AGCTATAAGCGGGCAATTGGTGAG AATTTTGTCCTGCTCAAGGAGCGCCCAGAGGAGGCAGCCCCCAAGCCACTCAAGAAGGCCCTGGAGTACTCCTCCTCCAGCGAGGAGATCGACtccagcgaggaggaggaggaggaggaagaggaggaggaggcgggcgAGGGGGAGCGCTCCGAGCCCTGCACGACCACCCCTGGGGCCAG GGACGGAGACACGGACTCGGTCAGCACCATGGTGGTGCACGACGTGGAGGAGTTGACGGGGGGTGGCAGTGGCGGCTCAGAGAGCTCCTACGGCGAGGGCACCATGTTGGTGCAGCGG ACCCCCGAAGAGGAACGTGGTCTCCTGCACAGCGACAGCAACGGCTACACCAACTTGCCTGACGTGGTTCAGCCCAGCCACTCGCCCACAGAGGCCAAAAGCAGCAATGGATCTTCTTCGCCCGCCAAGGACGCAGCCACTGAC TACCAGTCCCGGGGGCTCGTCAAGGCTCCTGGCAAAAGCTCCTTCACCATGTTTGTGGATCTGGGCATCTATCAGAGCTCCCCTGGGGGAGGAGACACCATCCCCATCACTG CGTTTGACCCTGGACGGTTGGAGCAGCTGCAGCTGGAGGCCCGGAAGGGCTCCGTGGTCAACGTGAACCCCACCAACACGCGGCCCCACAGCGACACACCGGAGATCCGCAAGTACAAGAAGCGCTTCAACTCCGAGATCCTCTGCGCAGCACTCTGGG GAGTGAACTTGCTGGTGGGCACTGAGAATGGGCTGATGCTCCTGGACCGCAGTGGGCAGGGCAAGGTCTACAGCCTCATCAACCGCCGCCGCTTTCAGCAGATGGACGTCTTGGAGGGCCTCAACCTCCTGACCACCATCTCAG GGAAGAGGAACAAGCTGCGGGTCTATTACCTCTCCTGGCTGCGGAACAAGATTTTGCACAACGACCCTGAAGTCGAGAAGAAGCAAGGCTGGACCACTGTGGGGGACATGGAAGGCTGCATTCACTACCGCGTGG TGAAGTACGAGCGGATCAAGTTTCTGGTGATTGCGCTCAAGAGCTCGGTGGAGGTCTACGCCTGGGCACCGAAGCCCTACCACAAGTTCATGGCCTTCAAG TCCTTCGCTGACCTGCCTCATCGGCCGCTGCTGGTGGAGTTGACAGTAGAGGAAGGCCAGCGGCTCAAGGTCATCTACGGGTCGTGTGCCGGTTTCCATGCCATTGATGTGGACTCAGGAAACAACTATGACATCTACATCCCAGTCCAT ATCCAGTCTCAGATCACCCCGCACGCCATCGTCTTTTTACCCAACACGGATGGGATGGAGATGCTTCTCtgctacgaggatgagggtgtcTACGTCAACACCTACGGGCGCATCATCAAGGATGTTGTCCTGCAGTGGGGGGAGATGCCCACCTCCGTTG CGTACATCTGCTCCAACCAGATCATGGGCTGGGGAGAAAAAGCCATCGAAATCCGCTCAGTGGAGACAGGGCACCTGGACGGCGTCTTCATGCACAAGCGGGCCCAGCGGCTGAAGTTCCTGTGCGAACGGAACGACAAG GTGTTCTTCGCCTCGGTCCGCTCGGGCGGCAGCAGCCAAGTCTACTTCATGACACTGAACAGGAACTGCATCATGAACTGGTGA
- the MINK1 gene encoding misshapen-like kinase 1 isoform X7 — protein MHPMRALFLIPRNPPPKLKSKKWSKKFIDFIDNCLIKAYPSRPPTEQLLKFPFIRDQPTERQVRIQLKDHIDRTRKKRGEKDETEYEYSGSEEEDDGRGEEGEPSSIMNVPGESTLRREFLRLQQENKTNSEALKLQQQLAAQHRDSEAHIKHLLHQRQRRIEEQKEERRRVEEQQQRREREQRKLQGKEHQRRLEDLQAMRREEERRQAEREQEYIRHKLEEEQRQLEILQQQLLQEQALLLEYKRKQLEEQRQSERLQRQLQQEHAYLKSLQQQQQQQQQQEKKPLYHYARSSAADKPAWAREVEERSCANKENSPSLPAKAKPAGPGPDAAPQSCTEPGSLALSSQTPPMQRPVEPQEGQHKSHLAHRVPLKPYAAPVPRSQSLQDQPGKNVVAFPAHDSASSVPPPPRAGMIRQNSDPTSEGPAPQPSRPAAEQRGPWVKMDPDGPPQVPQRTSSIATALNTSGVTSGSGTRPVHAVRASNPDLRRSDPGWERADNLLPASGAANLPQAGSLERNRVGAPLKLESSPVLSQGRKVKAEDHRSRPGRPASYKRAIGENFVLLKERPEEAAPKPLKKALEYSSSSEEIDSSEEEEEEEEEEEAGEGERSEPCTTTPGARDGDTDSVSTMVVHDVEELTGGGSGGSESSYGEGTMLVQRTPEEERGLLHSDSNGYTNLPDVVQPSHSPTEAKSSNGSSSPAKDAATDYQSRGLVKAPGKSSFTMFVDLGIYQSSPGGGDTIPITAFDPGRLEQLQLEARKGSVVNVNPTNTRPHSDTPEIRKYKKRFNSEILCAALWGVNLLVGTENGLMLLDRSGQGKVYSLINRRRFQQMDVLEGLNLLTTISGKRNKLRVYYLSWLRNKILHNDPEVEKKQGWTTVGDMEGCIHYRVVKYERIKFLVIALKSSVEVYAWAPKPYHKFMAFKSFADLPHRPLLVELTVEEGQRLKVIYGSCAGFHAIDVDSGNNYDIYIPVHIQSQITPHAIVFLPNTDGMEMLLCYEDEGVYVNTYGRIIKDVVLQWGEMPTSVAYICSNQIMGWGEKAIEIRSVETGHLDGVFMHKRAQRLKFLCERNDKVFFASVRSGGSSQVYFMTLNRNCIMNW, from the exons ATGCATCCCATGCGTGCTCTCTTTCTGATCCCTCGCAATCCGCCACCCAAGCTGAAGTCCAAGAAGTG GTCCAAGAAGTTCATTGACTTCATTGACAACTGCCTGATCAAAGCCTACCCCAGCCGCCCCCCCACCGAACAGCTGCTCAAGTTCCCCTTCATCCGGGACCAGCCCACCGAGCGGCAGGTCCGCATCCAGCTCAAGGACCACATCGACCGCACCCGCAAGAAGCGGGGGGAGAAAG ATGAGACGGAGTACGAGTACAGCGGCAGCGAAGAGGAGGATGACGGGCGTGGCGAGGAAGGAGAGCCGAG CTCCATCATGAACGTCCCTGGGGAGTCCACACTGCGCAGGGAGTTCCTCCGCCTGCAGCAGGAGAACAAGACCAACTCCGAAGCCCTGAAGCTGCAACAGCAGCTGGCCGCCCAGCACCGCGACTCCGAGGCCCACATCAAGCACCTGCTGCACCAGCGCCAGCGGCGCATTGAGGAGCAGAAGGAGGAGCGGCGGCGAGTGGAGGAG cagcagcagcgccggGAGCGGGAACAGCGGAAGCTGCAGGGGAAGGAGCACCAGCGGCGCCTGGAGGACCTGCAAGCGATGCGCCGGGAAGAGGAGCGTCGGCAAGCGGAGCGGGAGCAG gagTACATCAGGCACAAGCTGGAGGAGGAGCAGAGGCAGCTGGAGATCCTCCAGCAGCAGCTTCTGCAGGAGCAAGCCCTGCTGCTG GAGTACAAGCGGAAGCAGCTGGAGGAGCAGCGGCAGTCTGAGCGGCTGCAGCGGCAGCTCCAGCAGGAGCACGCCTACCTGAAGtccctgcagcagcagcagcagcagcagcagcagcaggagaagaaGCCGCTCTACCACTACGCCCGCAGCAGTGCTGCTGACAAGCCCGCCTGGGCCCGCGAG GTGGAGGAGCGGAGCTGCGCGAACAAGGAGAACTCGCCCTCGCTCCCAGCCAAGGCCAAGCCGGCGGGCCCAGGTCCAGATGCCGCCCCCCAGTCCTGCACCGAGCCGGGGTCGCTCGCCTTGTCCTCGCAGACGCCCCCCATGCAGCGCCCTGTCGAGCCCCAGGAGGGGCAGCACAAG AGCCACCTCGCCCACCGCGTCCCGCTCAAACCATACGCTGCCCCCGTCCCTCGCTCCCAGTCGCTGCAGGACCAGCCCGGCAAGAATGTGGTTGCCTTCCCTGCCCATGACTCCGCCTCCTCTGTCCCGCCCCCTCCTCGAGCGGGCATGATCCGGCAGAACTCTGACCCCACTTCTGAGGGGCCTGCCCCACAGCCATCCCGGCCCGCCGCCGAGCAGCGAGGACCCTGGGTCAAAATGGACCCCGATGGCCCCCCCCAG gtgccccagcggACGTCCTCCATAGCAACTGCCCTCAACACCAGCGGAGTGACCAGTGGCAGTGGCACGCGGCCTGTCCACGCTGTCCGAGCCAG TAACCCAGACCTCCGGCGGAGCGACCCCGGCTGGGAGCGGGCGGACAATCTGCTGCCGGCGTCAGGGGCTGCCAACCTGCCCCAGGCGGGTTCCCTGGAGCGCAACCGCGTAGGAG CTCCCCTGAAGCTGGAGAGCTCCCCCGTCCTGTCCCAAGGAAGGAAGGTCAAAGCAGAGGACCATCGCTCACGGCCGGGGCGGCCAGCA AGCTATAAGCGGGCAATTGGTGAG AATTTTGTCCTGCTCAAGGAGCGCCCAGAGGAGGCAGCCCCCAAGCCACTCAAGAAGGCCCTGGAGTACTCCTCCTCCAGCGAGGAGATCGACtccagcgaggaggaggaggaggaggaagaggaggaggaggcgggcgAGGGGGAGCGCTCCGAGCCCTGCACGACCACCCCTGGGGCCAG GGACGGAGACACGGACTCGGTCAGCACCATGGTGGTGCACGACGTGGAGGAGTTGACGGGGGGTGGCAGTGGCGGCTCAGAGAGCTCCTACGGCGAGGGCACCATGTTGGTGCAGCGG ACCCCCGAAGAGGAACGTGGTCTCCTGCACAGCGACAGCAACGGCTACACCAACTTGCCTGACGTGGTTCAGCCCAGCCACTCGCCCACAGAGGCCAAAAGCAGCAATGGATCTTCTTCGCCCGCCAAGGACGCAGCCACTGAC TACCAGTCCCGGGGGCTCGTCAAGGCTCCTGGCAAAAGCTCCTTCACCATGTTTGTGGATCTGGGCATCTATCAGAGCTCCCCTGGGGGAGGAGACACCATCCCCATCACTG CGTTTGACCCTGGACGGTTGGAGCAGCTGCAGCTGGAGGCCCGGAAGGGCTCCGTGGTCAACGTGAACCCCACCAACACGCGGCCCCACAGCGACACACCGGAGATCCGCAAGTACAAGAAGCGCTTCAACTCCGAGATCCTCTGCGCAGCACTCTGGG GAGTGAACTTGCTGGTGGGCACTGAGAATGGGCTGATGCTCCTGGACCGCAGTGGGCAGGGCAAGGTCTACAGCCTCATCAACCGCCGCCGCTTTCAGCAGATGGACGTCTTGGAGGGCCTCAACCTCCTGACCACCATCTCAG GGAAGAGGAACAAGCTGCGGGTCTATTACCTCTCCTGGCTGCGGAACAAGATTTTGCACAACGACCCTGAAGTCGAGAAGAAGCAAGGCTGGACCACTGTGGGGGACATGGAAGGCTGCATTCACTACCGCGTGG TGAAGTACGAGCGGATCAAGTTTCTGGTGATTGCGCTCAAGAGCTCGGTGGAGGTCTACGCCTGGGCACCGAAGCCCTACCACAAGTTCATGGCCTTCAAG TCCTTCGCTGACCTGCCTCATCGGCCGCTGCTGGTGGAGTTGACAGTAGAGGAAGGCCAGCGGCTCAAGGTCATCTACGGGTCGTGTGCCGGTTTCCATGCCATTGATGTGGACTCAGGAAACAACTATGACATCTACATCCCAGTCCAT ATCCAGTCTCAGATCACCCCGCACGCCATCGTCTTTTTACCCAACACGGATGGGATGGAGATGCTTCTCtgctacgaggatgagggtgtcTACGTCAACACCTACGGGCGCATCATCAAGGATGTTGTCCTGCAGTGGGGGGAGATGCCCACCTCCGTTG CGTACATCTGCTCCAACCAGATCATGGGCTGGGGAGAAAAAGCCATCGAAATCCGCTCAGTGGAGACAGGGCACCTGGACGGCGTCTTCATGCACAAGCGGGCCCAGCGGCTGAAGTTCCTGTGCGAACGGAACGACAAG GTGTTCTTCGCCTCGGTCCGCTCGGGCGGCAGCAGCCAAGTCTACTTCATGACACTGAACAGGAACTGCATCATGAACTGGTGA